The nucleotide sequence CGGGGTCCGATCCAAGCCCGCGGGGGCTGCGTAGGATAGTGCGAACCGTTCACGAAGGCCCCCGGGATTCGGCTCCCGCCGGGGCTTGCCTGACATCCTTACTGGGGCGGTCCGCCGCTGCCCTGCCAGCCGCGGACCGAGGCCAGGGCACGATCCGATGGATACCTTCGCACCGACACGTCGCGCGAAACTGCTGTCGAACGCAGCGGGCTCGATCGAACTCGCCGAACTGCTCGTCGACGGCGCGGATCCACCTCCGGAGTCCGCCCGTCGGCTGCTCCGCCGGGCCCTCGCCACGCTCGCGGAACTCCCCGGCTCCGACCAGGCCGACCCGCAGTGCCTGCTTCTCGAGGGGGAGGCCCTGCGGGCCCTCGGTGAGTGGCAGGCGGCACTCGAGCCTCTCGCCGCGGCCGCGGCGGCCGGCCCGGCGCGGGTCGAGGCCGCGCTGGGGCTCGGCTGGTGCCTGAAGCGGCTCGGCCGCCTCGACGACGCCATCACGGCCCTGGAACGGGGGCGGACGGTGTCGCCGCAGCAGCCGATCCTGTTGTACAACCTCGCCTGTTACCACTCGCTGGCCGGCAACGTGCCGGCGGCCATCGAAAACCTGACCCAGGCGATCGCGCTCGATGCCCGGTATCGCGACCTCACGGGCAGCGAGCGCGACTTCGATCCAATCCGCGCCGACCCACGGTTCGTCGCCGTGACGTGCGTCATGGCCTGATCCGGCCGGTCGCGCTCCCCTGCACCGGACACGCCGCATGACCAGTCCGGCTCTCCAGGACGTGATCGCCCTGCTCGGTGCGCCGGCCGCCGGCAACCCGGCGCAGTATCTCTTCGAGCGGGCCATCGAGGCCGCCGCGCTCGACTGGCGGTTCGTCACGTTCGATGTCGATCCCGGCCGGCTCGCCGACGCCCTGGCCGGCGTCGCCGCCCTCGGCCTGCGCGGCTGTTTGCTGTCCGGTCCGCTGTGCAGCGCGGCTGCCGCGCTGCTGGCGGCCCGGACGCCGACGGCCGAGTTCGCCGGCGCCGTGAACCTCATCGCGCGCAAAGGGGACGGACTGGATGGCCACCTGACCGCCGGCCGCGGCGTCGTCGAGGCCCTGCGGTCCCACATCGATCCCGCCGGCTGCCGCGTCGCGATCTTCGGCACGTCGCCCGCCTGCCGGGCGACAGCCCTGGAACTCGCCCTCGCCGGGGCTGCCCGGATCCTGGTCTGCGACGCCGACCCCCTGCCCGCCACGGACCTCGTCGGCCGGTTGCGGTCGCTCGACACCGCGGCGGTGGACCTGCTCCCCTGGGGAGCGTCGGTCGAACTCCCGGCCGACATCGACATCCTCGTCGCCGACGGGCCGCCCGCCGCGCTGCCCGAGATCATGAACCTCGCACCCGACCAGGTGGCGGCCGGCCTGACCCTCGCCACCGAACCGACGCCATTTCTCCGCCGGGCCGGCCGCGCCGGCTGCTGCGTGGTGGATGGCCTGGAGGTGCACGCCGCCCGGACGGCGATCGACTTCCAGACGCTGTCGGGCATCGCGACCGACGCCGACATGCTGCGCGAGGCACTCGACGAGTTCCTCGCCTGAGCGGCCGCAAAAAAATCAGGGGGCGGCCGTCTCCGCGGTCTTGCCTCCCCGCGTCGTGAGCCGGCCGATCTTCAGCCGCAGAGCGGTGGCCGCCTCGCGGACGTCCTGAGCCGGGTCCTTCTCCAGCACCGCGATCGCCGTGACGATGGACTCCGCGGGCGCGACGCGGCCGGCATCGATGAGCAAGCCCGCCCCACGCAGCGCATTGACGACGATCACCACCCGCTTGTAGCGGCTGGCCTGGGCCTCCTCGTCACCGGGAGCGGCGGCGATGTCGGGGAGCGCGAGCATCTCGCCCAGCGTCTCCCAGGCGGCGACGTCGCCGCGCCGGGCGAGGCCGACGGCCGCGTTGTAGCGCACGTTGTCCGACTGGTCCACCAGCAGTTCCCGGAGCCGGGCGTTGCCGTCGTCGCCGGCGGCGACGCCGATGGAGTAGGCGGCCCTCGACCGCAGGGCCGCGTCCTCGGTCCGCGAAGCGGCGAGGAGCGCCGCGCTGACGGCGGCCGGGTCGGGAAACTCCCGGTTCGCCGCGTGCAGGTTCTCCGCCAGCACCGCGATCGCCTCGACGGCGGCCTGCGCGACCTGCGGGATGCCCGGATCGGCGATTCGAGCCAGCAGCGGTGCGGCCGCCTCGGGAACGGCGAACTCGCCCAGGGCCCGGCACAGGTAACCGCACAGCGTCCGCGCCTGCTCGCCGCCGTCGGTCGTCAGCCGGGGCCTGCCGCTGGCCACCTCGGCATCGAGAATGGCCGCGAGCTGGGTGGCGAGCGCCGGATCGTTCTTCAGCCGGGCCCCGTCCCTGCCGCGCAGGTCGTTGGCGAAGTTCAGGGCCGCGTGCCAGCGGCCCTCGGTGTTCCGCTGCAGCGCCTTGAGGGACGCCTGCGGGTCGTTGCCCAGGTGTGCCAGCCAGTAGAACGCCAGGTAGACGCAGACGATGATCCCCACGATCACCGCGGGGACGAGAAACAACTGCACGAGGAAGCCCGCGTTGGGGGGCTCGACCGGGGGCAGGGTGTCGTCTGCGGAGAGCGGGCGACGCGGCAAATCGCTCATGGTATCGTGCACTTCCTCGGGCGTGACGGGCGGCGGTCCGGGATCGACGGGAGGATTCTAGTCCGCGTCGCGCGGGTGTGCAGACGTCAGGCCCGGCCGCCGGCGGGCCCGGCATCGATTCCTGCGACGAGCTCCCTGTGTATCCCAGCGTCGAAACCGCGAACGAACGGCCGACGATCCGCTTCGAGCCGCGGACTCCGGCGGACTGGCTGCCTGCCACGTGCGACGGCGTCACGGAGAACCTCGCCCTTGACGAGGCGCTCCTCGAGGAGGCCCACGAAGGCCTCGTCGAGCATGCCGTCGTGCGCACGTGGATGGCCGACGAGCCGACCGTGGTGCTCGGCTCTTCGAGTCGGGCCGAGGACGAGGTCGATCTCGAGTCCTGCCGGCGGCTGGGGGTGCGGGTGCTGCGGCGGCCGAGCGGAGGCCTGACGGTAGTCCTCGGTCCGGGCTGCCTGATGTGGACGGTGGTCGTCCATCAGCCGGCCGGCCCGCCGCCGATCGAGGTGATCCATGGGGCGATCCTCGACCCGCTCGTGGCGGCCTTGCGCACGGCCGGCGCACCGGTGACGAGGCTCGGTTCGAGCGACCTCGCGATCGGACCGGGCCCGGCGGCCCGCAAGGTCTCGGGCAATGCCCTGCGCGTCCGCCGGCATGGCGTGCTCTATCATGGCACCCTGCTCGACGCCTTTGATCTGGACGTCATCGGCCGCGTGCTGCGGCATCCACCCCGGGAGCCGGCCTATCGGGCGGGCCGCTCCCATGGCGCGTTCCTCGCCAACCTCGGCCTCGGACGGCCCGTGCTCGAGGCCGCCGTCCGGGCCGCGTTCTGCGCGACCCGCGACCGTGACGGCCGCCCTGTCGAACGGGTCGCCCGGCTCGTCCGCGAGCGCTACGCGAACCCCGCCTGGATCTCGCGCCGCGACTGACCCGGGCCGGATGCCGGCGAAAACGGGCAGGCTGGGCAAGGGATGCCGACGGCGCCGGATGCAGAGTTGCGGGACCGCCCCTTGAATCCGCCGACCGGCATGGGCCGATGACAACCGGCGAACGGTGGGTCGGCAGCAGCCCTCCGGGAGGCTCGAGGCGACGGCGAAAACCAGTCTTTCGCCGACGCTGGCTCCCCGATAAGGTTCCCGGCCCGATCGACAGGACGTCGTTCGACAGCCCGCAACAGGAGGTTGCCCTCATGCGCCTGCACATGAACGCCGCGGATGTCCGCGGACTCGTCTCCCGTCACTTCCTTCAGCTCGGCGCCGACGAGGCCGACGTGGCGGACGTTCAGGAGAACATCCGCATCGACCGTGGCCGGTGCGTGGCCCGCTGCTACAGGGTCGCGGAGATGTTCGCGATGTGGCTGATCGACGTCGGCGTGCTGCAGTTCTACGACGCCGAAGGCGAGATGCTGCACACGGTCAACCTGTTTACGGAACTGCAGCCGCAGCGGGCCGCTGCCTGAGCGGATCGGCACGGGGTCGGAACGGCGAGTCGTCGTCCTTGGGGGGAAGGTCCGCGCTACCGGTGCGGACCCGGAGCGGGGCAATCACGTGAACGGATCGCATGCGCGTCCTGCGCCACGGCTGTCGATCGTCATTCCGGCGGCCGGCGATGCCGCCGCACTCGAGGAGACGCTCGTCAGCGTCCTCGAGAATCGTCCGGCCGACTGCGAGGTCATCGCGGCGCATGCCTGCGACTACGCCGACCCGTGGAGCATCGGCGACGAGGTGCGGCTGCTGCGGGCACCGCGCCGGACGAACGTCGTCGGCTGCACGAACCTGGGGATCGCCGCGGCCAGCGGCTCGGTGATCCACGTGCTCGCGGCCGGCTGGCGGGCGACCGACGGCTGGACGGACGCGCCGGTGGACCTGATCGCGGCGGGGCGGGCCGACGTGGTGGTGCCGATCGGCGTGGCGGCCGACGACGGCGACCGGATCGTGTCGGCGGGAATCCGGCACACGGCCGGCGGCCGGCGGATCGCGGTCGTGCAGCCACAGGACGCGGCCGGCGGGCGGCCGACGGCGCCGCAGCTCGACGCGGGCTTCTGGTCGGCCGAAATGCTGGCGGCGATCGGCGGTGGTGTCACCACGGCGTGCGGCGCTGAGCTTGCCGACGCCGATGCCGCGGCGGCGATTGCCTGTGCCGGCGGCACGGTCGTCCTCGAGCCGCTCTCGCGCGTGATCGTCGGCCCGCCGCGGCGCCGGCCGGGTCCGTTCCTTGCCGGCCTGCATGCGGAACGGCTCTTCTGGCGGTCACTGCCCGCG is from Planctomycetia bacterium and encodes:
- the aroE gene encoding shikimate dehydrogenase; translation: MTSPALQDVIALLGAPAAGNPAQYLFERAIEAAALDWRFVTFDVDPGRLADALAGVAALGLRGCLLSGPLCSAAAALLAARTPTAEFAGAVNLIARKGDGLDGHLTAGRGVVEALRSHIDPAGCRVAIFGTSPACRATALELALAGAARILVCDADPLPATDLVGRLRSLDTAAVDLLPWGASVELPADIDILVADGPPAALPEIMNLAPDQVAAGLTLATEPTPFLRRAGRAGCCVVDGLEVHAARTAIDFQTLSGIATDADMLREALDEFLA
- the lplA gene encoding lipoate--protein ligase A gives rise to the protein MYPSVETANERPTIRFEPRTPADWLPATCDGVTENLALDEALLEEAHEGLVEHAVVRTWMADEPTVVLGSSSRAEDEVDLESCRRLGVRVLRRPSGGLTVVLGPGCLMWTVVVHQPAGPPPIEVIHGAILDPLVAALRTAGAPVTRLGSSDLAIGPGPAARKVSGNALRVRRHGVLYHGTLLDAFDLDVIGRVLRHPPREPAYRAGRSHGAFLANLGLGRPVLEAAVRAAFCATRDRDGRPVERVARLVRERYANPAWISRRD